A window of the Pongo abelii isolate AG06213 chromosome 10, NHGRI_mPonAbe1-v2.0_pri, whole genome shotgun sequence genome harbors these coding sequences:
- the FAIM2 gene encoding protein lifeguard 2 isoform X2 has translation MTQGKLSVANKAPGTEGQQQVHGEKKEAPAVPSAPPSYEEATSGEGMKAGAFPPAPTAVPLHPSWAYVDPSSSSSYDNGFPTGDHELFTTFSWDDQKVRRVFVRKVYTILLIQLLVTLAVVALFTFCDPVKDYVQANPGWYWASYAVFFATYLTLACCSGPRRHFPWNLILLTVFTLSMAYLTGMLSSYYNTTSVLLCLGITALVCLSVTVFSFQTKFDFTSCQGVLFVLLMTLFFSGLILAILLPFQYVPWLHAVYAALGAGVFTLLFGTNRE, from the exons CTCTCCGTGGCTAACAAGGCCCCTGGGACCGAGGGGCAGCAGCAGGTGCATGGCGAGAAGAAGGAGGCTCCAGCAGTGCCCTCAGCCCCACCCTCCTATGAGGAAGCCACCTCTGGGGAGGGGATGAAGGCAggggcctttcccccagcccccacagcGGTGCCTCTCCACCCTAGCTGGGCCTATGTGGACCCCA GCAGTAGCTCCAGCTATGACAACGGTTTCCCCACCGGAGACCATGAGCTCTTCACCACTTTCAGCTGGGATGACCAGAAAGTTCGTCGAGTCTTCGTCAGAAAG gtcTATACCATCCTGCTGATTCAGCTGCTGGTGACCTTGGCTGTCGTGGCTCTCTTTACTTTCTG TGACCCTGTCAAGGACTATGTCCAGGCCAACCCAGGCTGGTACTGGGCATCCTA TGCTGTGTTCTTTGCAACCTACCTGACCCTGGCTTGCTGTTCTGGACCCAG GAGGCATTTCCCCTGGAACCTGATTCTCCTGACCGTCTTT ACCCTGTCCATGGCCTACCTCACTGGGATGCTGTCCAG CTACTACAACACCACCTCCGTGCTGCTGTGCCTGGGCATCACGGCCCTTGTCTGCCTCTCAGTCACCGTCTTCAGCTTCCAGACCAAG TTTGACTTCACCTCCTGCCAGGGAGTGCTCTTTGTGCTTCTCATGACTCTTTTCTTCAGCGGACTCATCCTGGCCATACTCCTGCCCTTCCAATAT GTGCCCTGGCTCCATGCAGTCTATGCAGCACTGGGAGCGGGTGTGTTTACATTG CTTTTTGGCACTAACCGAGAATGA
- the FAIM2 gene encoding protein lifeguard 2 (The RefSeq protein has 1 substitution compared to this genomic sequence), with translation MTQGKLSVANKAPGTEGQQQVHGEKKEAPAVPSAPPSYEEATSGEGMKAGAFPPAPTAVPLHPSWAYVDPSSSSSYDNGFPTGDHELFTTFSWDDQKVRRVFVRKVYTILLIQLLVTLAVVALFTFCDPVKDYVQANPGWYWASYAVFFATYLTLACCSGPRRHFPWNLILLTVFTLSMAYLTGMLSSYYNTTSVLLCLGITALVCLSVTVFSFQTKFDFTSCQGVLFVLPMTLFFSGLILAILLPFQYVPWLHAVYAALGAGVFTLFLALDTQLLMGNRRHSLSPEEYIFGALNIYLDIIYIFTFFLQLFGTNRE, from the exons CTCTCCGTGGCTAACAAGGCCCCTGGGACCGAGGGGCAGCAGCAGGTGCATGGCGAGAAGAAGGAGGCTCCAGCAGTGCCCTCAGCCCCACCCTCCTATGAGGAAGCCACCTCTGGGGAGGGGATGAAGGCAggggcctttcccccagcccccacagcGGTGCCTCTCCACCCTAGCTGGGCCTATGTGGACCCCA GCAGTAGCTCCAGCTATGACAACGGTTTCCCCACCGGAGACCATGAGCTCTTCACCACTTTCAGCTGGGATGACCAGAAAGTTCGTCGAGTCTTCGTCAGAAAG gtcTATACCATCCTGCTGATTCAGCTGCTGGTGACCTTGGCTGTCGTGGCTCTCTTTACTTTCTG TGACCCTGTCAAGGACTATGTCCAGGCCAACCCAGGCTGGTACTGGGCATCCTA TGCTGTGTTCTTTGCAACCTACCTGACCCTGGCTTGCTGTTCTGGACCCAG GAGGCATTTCCCCTGGAACCTGATTCTCCTGACCGTCTTT ACCCTGTCCATGGCCTACCTCACTGGGATGCTGTCCAG CTACTACAACACCACCTCCGTGCTGCTGTGCCTGGGCATCACGGCCCTTGTCTGCCTCTCAGTCACCGTCTTCAGCTTCCAGACCAAG TTTGACTTCACCTCCTGCCAGGGAGTGCTCTTTGTGCTTCTCATGACTCTTTTCTTCAGCGGACTCATCCTGGCCATACTCCTGCCCTTCCAATAT GTGCCCTGGCTCCATGCAGTCTATGCAGCACTGGGAGCGGGTGTGTTTACATTG TTCCTGGCACTTGACACCCAGTTGCTGATGGGTAACCGACGCCACTCGCTGAGCCCTGAGGAGTATATTTTTGGAGCCCTCAACATTTACCTAGACATCATCTATATCTTCACCTTCTTCCTGCAGCTTTTTGGCACTAACCGAGAATGA
- the FAIM2 gene encoding protein lifeguard 2 isoform X1, with product MVYTSHYKSPGRRPLKTHPTVTYWRVNEGSSSSYDNGFPTGDHELFTTFSWDDQKVRRVFVRKVYTILLIQLLVTLAVVALFTFCDPVKDYVQANPGWYWASYAVFFATYLTLACCSGPRRHFPWNLILLTVFTLSMAYLTGMLSSYYNTTSVLLCLGITALVCLSVTVFSFQTKFDFTSCQGVLFVLLMTLFFSGLILAILLPFQYVPWLHAVYAALGAGVFTLFLALDTQLLMGNRRHSLSPEEYIFGALNIYLDIIYIFTFFLQLFGTNRE from the exons ATGGTCTACACCTCCCACTACAAATCCCCTGGGCGCAGACCCCTGAAGACTCACCCCACCGTGACCTACTGGAGGGTCAATGAAG GCAGTAGCTCCAGCTATGACAACGGTTTCCCCACCGGAGACCATGAGCTCTTCACCACTTTCAGCTGGGATGACCAGAAAGTTCGTCGAGTCTTCGTCAGAAAG gtcTATACCATCCTGCTGATTCAGCTGCTGGTGACCTTGGCTGTCGTGGCTCTCTTTACTTTCTG TGACCCTGTCAAGGACTATGTCCAGGCCAACCCAGGCTGGTACTGGGCATCCTA TGCTGTGTTCTTTGCAACCTACCTGACCCTGGCTTGCTGTTCTGGACCCAG GAGGCATTTCCCCTGGAACCTGATTCTCCTGACCGTCTTT ACCCTGTCCATGGCCTACCTCACTGGGATGCTGTCCAG CTACTACAACACCACCTCCGTGCTGCTGTGCCTGGGCATCACGGCCCTTGTCTGCCTCTCAGTCACCGTCTTCAGCTTCCAGACCAAG TTTGACTTCACCTCCTGCCAGGGAGTGCTCTTTGTGCTTCTCATGACTCTTTTCTTCAGCGGACTCATCCTGGCCATACTCCTGCCCTTCCAATAT GTGCCCTGGCTCCATGCAGTCTATGCAGCACTGGGAGCGGGTGTGTTTACATTG TTCCTGGCACTTGACACCCAGTTGCTGATGGGTAACCGACGCCACTCGCTGAGCCCTGAGGAGTATATTTTTGGAGCCCTCAACATTTACCTAGACATCATCTATATCTTCACCTTCTTCCTGCAGCTTTTTGGCACTAACCGAGAATGA